The stretch of DNA TCGGGAAATGCAGCAGAATTCGCTGTTTCACCCAGTGGCGACTGGCTGGCTTTTGTACTACAGGGCGAAATTTTTGTAAAACATAATGACCCGTCCAAGAAACGTTCGGTGCAAGTAACCAAGCACTCTTATAGAGACCGCGACGTGGCTTTTCTCAATGACTCTACGCTCATTTTTGCAAGTGATCGCAACGGTCAATATGATCTTTATGCTGTACAACCATTGCAAAAAAATAACCATAACCTTTTTGAGAGCCTGCAGTTTAAAACAAAACGGCTTACTTCTACGGATGCCGCCGAGCGAAATCCGGTAGTCTCACCCGATGGAGAAAAAATTGCATTTAATCGGGGCCGTGGCCAACTGGTGGTATCAGAAATTAATGGGCGTGATGCTCTGGGCAAAAAAACACTGCTGCGCGACACCGGCTGGGCGCAGGCCGCAGATGTAGCCTGGAGCCCCGACAGTAAGTGGCTGGCCTACTCTATGCCCGACCTCAATTTTAATCATGAAATTTATATTCAACCGGCCAACAACAGCAAAAAGGCTGTTAACATTAGCAAACATCCCCGGCCGGATTCCAACCCTGTTTGGAGTCCTGATGGCAGCAAGTTGGCCTTTCTATCGAACCGCAACAACGGTAATGATGATGTGTGGTTCGCTTGGCTCAACCGACGTGACTGGCAGCGCACACAGCTTGAGTGGGATAAAAGCGAAAAGCCCGAAGTGGTATCCCCTGAAGATACGGTCGGTACCAAAGTGGACATTGACTTTGATGGACTTTATAAACGTTTGCAGCAGGTTACTGCTATGCCCGGTGATGAATCTGACATCGCTGTTTCCAAAGATGGGCAAACGTTTTATTTCGTCGGCAATGACGCCGATCAAGATCTGTACAAAGCGAAGTGGGACGGCACTGATATTACTGCCTTAACAGAAGGCGGCAAAAGTCCATACAACATACGTCTTAATGCCAACCTTAATGCTCTTTACCTGATGCAGCGGGGAGGACAAATTGGGCGGTTCAACCTTAAAAATGATCAGCTTGAACCACTGCCCTTCAGCGCCAAAATGGAAATAAATCATGAAGAACAACGGAAGCAAATTTTTAAGGAAACCTGGCGCAAGCTGAATGTCAACTTTTACGATCCTAACTTCCACGGCCAAAATTGGAAACAACTGCGCAAAAAGTATAAACCGTGGGCACTGCAAGCATCCTCTGATCGTGATTTCAAAGATGTTATGAATATGATGCTCGGCGAACTCAATTCCAGCCATATGGGATTTTATGGATCGAACCGCACCAAAACACAAAACGTTCAAACCGGTCTTTTGGGAACAGAAGTAAAGCCCGTTTCTAACGGTGTTGAAATTACAAGCGTTGTCCCTAATTCTCCTGCAGATCGCGAAATGAGTACACTTAATGTTGGAGATATTATCACTGCTGTTGACGGAACGGCGGTAGATGAAACCGACAATTTTTACAGCTTGTTAACGGAACAAGTCCACACTCCTACCCTACTGCAGGTTGAAAATACGAAAGGGGAATCTCGTGAAGTCGTCATTGAACCAACAGATGACCTCAGTGATCAGCTCTACAATCAGTGGGTCGAAAAGCGAAAATCACTTACGGACAAATATTCCGACGGGCAACTGGGTTATATCCACGTAGAGGGGATGAACTGGCCCAGCTTCGAACGCTTTGAACGCGAGCTTGTAGCCACCGGCGAAGACAAAAAGGGTATTGTCATTGATGTGCGATACAACGGCGGCGGCTGGACAACAGACTACCTGCTGACTGTACTACAATATAAGCAACATGCTTACACCATACCACGCGGTGCTACCTCGAACCTCGAAAAGAACAAAACAAAATTTCGAAGCCACTATCCGTTCGGCGAACGTCTACCGCTTTCCAGCTGGACCAACAACTCCATTACACTGGCCAACCAAAACAGCTATTCTAACGCCGAGATTTTTTCTCATGCCTATAAGCAACTGGGGCTCGGTACACTAGTTGGCAAACCTACCTTTGGAGCTGTTATTTCAACCGGAGGAGCGGGACTCATGGGCGGATCATACGTGCGATTACCCTTTCGTGGATGGTATGTAAAAGCCACAGACAAAAATATGGAGCACGGTCCTGCTGTTCCTGATATCGAAGTAGGAAATGCTCCTGACTATCGGGATAAAGGAGATGCGCAGCTTAAACGCGCCGTTGATGAGTTACTTAAACAAATAGAAAATAACGACTAGACGTTAGTATCATTATGATTCGAGGCACTGTTTAAGATCGACAGTGCCTTTTTAGTTATGAATTTTTTGTCGTTGCATTTCTGCGAATCTTACCTAACCTGCTGTTGCACTACTGCAACAGGTATCCAACATAACCAACTTCTGCTTCCCAAAAACTCCTCTTAACAGCTATCAAAACCGTTATTTGGAGAAGGTTATTTGTGGTACAAAAATTGCATTATTCCTTACTGTAGTAGTTAATAACGACATTCCGCAAATACATTGCGCAGATGTTCTCCAACTAAAATAAATTAGAGGTCTGTTATGAAAGCACTCGTCTATCACGGTCCCGGAAATCGCGCATACGAAGAAAAACCTAAACCACAAGTTCAAGATACGACTGACGCCGTCGTCAAAATAACAAAAACAACAATCTGTGGAACCGACCTCCACATTATGAAAGGAGATGTCCCTACTGTGACTGACGGACGTACACTTGGTCATGAGGGCGTCGGTATTATTGAAGAGGTTGGTGAAGGCGTCTCCAATTTTAAAAAAGGAGATCCTGTTCTAATCAGTTGTATAACCGCCTGCGGCAAGTGCGATAACTGTAAAAAACAAATGTATTCGCACTGCGAAAATGGAGGATGGATTCTCGGTAATACTATTGACGGTACGCAAGCCGAATACGTACGTATTCCATATGCAGATACCAGCTTGTACCATATCCCTGAAGGAGCTGATAAGGAAGCGTTGGTAATGTTAAGTGATATTTTACCAACTGGTTTTGAAGTTGGTGTACTCAACGGTAAAGTTAAACCGGGCGATGTAGTTGCCATTGTAGGGGCTGGTCCCATTGGACTGGCAGCCTTGCTGACGGCCCAATTCTATTCTCCGGCTGAAATTATCATGGTAGACCTGGATGACAACCGACTGGAGGCTTCCAAAGAATTTGGAGCCACTAAAACGGTTAACAGCAGCGATGGCAATGCCATTGACAAGATCATGGAGTTAACTAATAACAAAGGCGTTGATGTTTCGATTGAAGCGGTGGGTATTCCCACAACTTTTGACATTTGTCAGAACATCATCAAAGCTGGCGGACATATTGCCAATGTAGGCGTTCACGGGCAAAGTGTGGATCTAAAACTGGAAGAGCTCTGGGTCCATAACATTACCATGACTACTGGGCTAGTTGACACCTATACTATCCCGATGTTAATGAAAACCCTTGATTCTGGGCAGCTTGAACCGGAACAACTAATCACCCATCACTTTGAACTAGACAATATCATGGAGGCCTACGACACCTTTGGCAATGCGGCCGAAGAAAAAGCACTAAAAATCATTCTTGAGAATAAATAACCATCTATCAATAGCAAGAGATTAAATTCTCTCACTAAGATAGACTTCTTTCAAGCATAATAGTGGTAAAAAGTAATAATAAAGTCCGTCGGATTATCCCGACGGACTTTATTTATATCTACAGTCTATGCTCTTTCTATATTTACACATCTTAGGATTTACAGCTACCTCTACTGTATAAAACGTCTTCAAGAGGTCATCTGCCTATAAACTAGATTGCTGGCATCAAAAAGGTAACGCACCCACCGACGAGTATAGCAATAAACAAATACACCGCGGCTTTCTTAATCTTGCCACCACCTTCCATATCCATCATCTTCATTTCATGCTCCTGAATATATTTTTTGTGAAGCCAGACTAACCCACCGGCAAGCCACACAAATCCGAGATTCATCCAGAAGGTATAGTCAATTTTAAACTGCGTGATCTCCGATACTACGCGGCGGCTTTCCGGTACAATATCCAAGAATGAGAATAAACCGTTCAGGATCAAGGCCGTTAGTACAATACTTACAAACATGACCGCGGCAATATACAATGCCACCCGCCAGCCATAATATTTGGCATTAATGTGCACTAACGGTGGGACCATCAGATCGGAATAGATGAAACCCATAATACCGGCAAAGAGTACCCCATTTTCATTGAGTACTGTTGCCAGCGGAATGTTACCCATCGATCCAATGAAGGTGGAGGCAGCCACGAAGGGAGCAATAGCAGCATTTTCCAACGTTACAAGCCAGTTGGGCAAGTGCTGGGCATCAGCCAAGAACAACGTCGACCAAAACGATTCGGGCACCAGTACGGCTACAAAGCCGGCAATAGTAAATCCGATCAGGATATCCTCCCAGGCCATTTTCCAGTCATTGACAAATTTATGTCCGGCCAACTGCCATCCTTCCCTGCTTGTGATGCGTTCTTTCCAGTCAAAATCTTCCGTCAGCCCGTCTCCTTCACTCTCTACTTTTTCACGAGCCGCCTGCAGCCAGCTTTCGGGATAGGTCCATTTGATGAGCAAGCTACTTATAGCAATGAGTACAAGCCCGCCAATTATTTCGGCTGCCAAAAACTGCCAACCCAGAAAAATCATAATCAGAATACCCAGCTCGATAACCAGATTAGTAGAGGCAAACATAAAGGCCACAGCTGCAATAAAATGGGCACCTTTTTTTACTAAAGACCGTGCAGCCGCAAGCGCGGCAAAAGAACAAGATGAGGAAGCAGCACCAAAAAATGTGGACAGAGAGATACTTTTAAAATCTCCCTTACCCATATATTTAGTAAGCTCTTTCTTGGGGACAAAGGCCTGGATCATTCCGCTCACAAAATAGCCAAGCACAAATGCCCAGCCGGACTTCCAGAAGAAACCGAGGGCTGTTTTGGCTGACTCACCATAAAGTTGCAAATATTGCTCCATAAGTTTGGATCCTGGCTTTTAGTCCTGCAATTCCTTTTTCTTTTCCCGGAATTCCTCTTTACTGATTTCGCCTTTCGCATAACGTTCTTTCAGAATATCGAGGGCCGATTTATGCGGATCTGTGGTTCTGGAGGGTGTTAAATAACGAACTATCAAAACAATAGCTGCTATGATTATGACCCACCAAAGAATCATCCAACCACCGCCCATTCCATTAAACATATGCATAATAATTACACTTAATTTCGAAATTAACAACCATCCCGAGCAAAATCCGGGCTGGTTTAATTATTAATCGTGATGTTCTTGATGACTATTACCTTTCTTGCCATCTTTTTTATTCATCATTCCTTGACTATTCATCTTGTTGCCTTGCATCATCTGCATACACATGATATGCATTCTCATCATAGATGAATCACCCATCATGTTCATCATTTTGGAGTGATCCATATTACCATCCATCATAGCCTGCATCATTTCCATGTGCTTTTGCATGCGTTGCTTCATCTGGGGGTTATTCATCATCTTTTGCATATGTCCCATCATCATGGTGCTGTCCATATTCATCGATCCCATCATGTGCTGCATCATTTGCTTGCGCATTCGGGGATTTTGTGCCATATGCTGTACCATCATGGCCCGCATGGTGGAATCCTGCATTATTTGTTCCATCTGTTGTTTTTTCTGGCTCATATCTTTGTTCGTTTGCTGAGCAAAACCGGAGTTTCCCAACAGCATAAAAGAAAACATGAGCGCAAATGTTGTGAGTAATCGTTTCATAGTAATCACTTTAGTTTTAGGATTTATTGTAAACAAAACTATTAGTTAGTAGTCATAATAAGGGTTGAAGTTGCAGGTTGTGTTACAAAATTATGGTTAATTATTGCATTATTTTATCATCCGGTCATAATTCATCAAAACCACATGCGAACACCGCCCAGCAAACTTAGCTTATTGACGTGGCCGCTTCCAGCACGTGCCATATCAGCGGTTTCGCCCAGCTTGCGTTCCCAGTTGATACCGATGTAGGGAGCAAATTCCCGCGCAAACTCATAGCGAAGCCGGAAGCCAAGTCCAACATTTTTAAAACCAGAGCCGACACCCCATTCCGGGACATCCTGCAGGGCGACACTCGTTTCGAAAATTGGCTGACCGATCAGTCGCTGGGTAAATAACAGATCATACTCAGCTTCCACTGAGGCAGAAATATCACCGTTTCCACTAATAAACATCCCTCCATCAACATGGAAGAAATAAGGAGCCATACCTTGCAGGCCAATTACCGCAAAGCCTCTGGACTTGTTGCCTCCACCTTCATAGGCTAAGTCGTAGCGAATACCTCCCTGAATATTAAAGTAAGGACCAATAGCACGGCTGTATAAGCCCTGGAACTCCATTTCGGCTTCCCTTTCGGTGGTTAACGCTTCTCCATGGGATTTAAACCAGAATTTATTCAGGTCCTTGCCCACATAGCCCTGCACTTCCCACATGATGGGATTTATGCCAGGCACACTACGATACTCCAATTTTTCAGCAATCAGATAGCCATAGGATTGGTCGTCCATCATCAGATCGTTACTGAACTCAGGTGCTTTTTGAGCAAAAGCTGAGCTGCTGGTGATTACAATAAAAGCAAAAGCAGTAAGAACAAATGTTGATGCGCGTTTAGTCATGGTCATTATCATGCAAATTTGTAAGTCAAAATAGAATTCGTTTGTAAAGGCTTCTTGGATCTATTTACGAGTAATCCTGTCCGTAAATACTACCATCCTCATCGGCCACTTGGACGACACGGAACATTCCGCGCTCCATGTGATAAAGGATGTGACAATGGAATGCCCATCGCCCTTTGTCACGTGGTGTAATGAGGGCTGAAATGCGCTGTGCCGGTTGTACGAGCAGGGTATGTTGTCGAGGATTGTACTGCCCATTGCCGTTTTCCAGCTCCATCCACATACCGTGCAGGTGAATGGGGTGTTCCATCATGGTATCGTTAATCAGCGTGAGACGGAGTCGTTCGTTATGCTTAAACTCAATGGGACCATCTACCTGGTGAAATTGCTTACCGTCGAACGACCACATATAGCGCTCCATGTTGCCGGTCAGATGGAGTTCCACGTCACGCTGCGCATCACGTTTGTCTTTATTAGGACGCAGGCTCTTCAAGTCGTTATATACCAATACTTTTCGTCCGTCATTGCCAAGGCCGATACCGGGTTCGTCCAGCCGATCAAACTGGTTTTGGGCAATAGCTGCTGCGCCGGGACCGTGCTCATCAGGACCATGTTTGGCGGGAAACTTACTATCTTTGGACATATCCATGTTTTTATGATCCATATCTTCATGACCCATGTTTTTCATGTCATCGTCTTTCATATTCATACCATCCATATCCATGGCAGCCATATTCATACCCATGTCTTTCATATCACGCTTTGGGCGGGAACGAAGTTCAGGTACGGGAGCGGACATACCTTTGCGGGGGGCAAGCGTACCGCGGGCATAGCCGCTGCGATCCAGTGATTCGGCGAAAATGGTATAGGGTTTTTCTTCTTTCGGTTCAACAATCACGTCGTATGTCTCAGCAATACCGATGCGAAACTCATCAATAGGCACTGGCTCTACATTTTGGCCGTCGGCTTGCACCACGGTCATCTCCAGGCCGGGAATGCGAATATCAAAAGCCGTTGTACCCGCTGAGGCATTGATAAATCGCAGCCGCACTTTTTCGCCTTTCTTAAACAAGGCATTCCAGTTGGAATCCGGACCACGTCCGTTCATTAGATAAGTATAGGTGGCACCAGTAACATCGAGCAGATCAGTTGCACTCATGCGCATCTTGCCAAAAGAAAGGTAATCCTTGATTGTATCCCCCAGCCCATTTTCTTTTGTATCCTTGAAAAATTCTCCAAGCGTTCGCTTCTGGTAATTGTAATAACCCTCCATTTTTATGTTATTCGCCAACACGTCGTGGGGATCTTCGAAAGTCCAGTCGGAAAGCACGATCGGATATTCGCGATCATATTCAACCGGATCTTCATCAGCCGGGTCAATAATCAGTGGCCCGTAGTGGCCCAACTGCTCTTGCAAGCCCGAATGGCTATGGTACCAATACGTTCCATTTTGCCGTACCGGATACCGGTACTCAAAGGTTTCGCCGGGAGCAATACCGTCAAAGCTGACACCGGGGACGCCGTCCATCTGGAAAGGCAACAGGATTCCGTGCCAGTGGATCGAAGTCGTATCTTCCAGCTCGTTGGTAACCCGAAGCATCACATCTTCTCCTTCCTGTAAGCGGATAGCAGGTCCAGGTACTGTACCATTAATACCAATGGCTTCGCCTTGTTTCCCATCAATTTTATGAGGCATCTTACCAATGGTTAAATCAATAATATTATCAGGACCTTCGGGAGTGAGCAGCTCTCGATTGCCAAAACCTGCAAAAGCATAAGTCGGCAAAATAGCACTTGCACCTGCCATAGCAGCTAATGAAGCGGTATAACGAAGAAATTTTCGTCGCGTTATATTGTTATCGTTTTTCATAGTTCAGAGATTGTATATAGAAATTCGATATAAAAAATGGAAGCAACTGCCTGTTCAAAAGCAGTGGTTAGATGAAAAAATTAATAGTTTTGCAGTCAGGTGAGACTGGATTTAGCTAAAGCTGACTACAAAAGACCCAGATGTGCTAATTCAAAAATACGCGATACAACAGATGTAGCGAAGGCCTCGCAAATACTGTACCTGCTGTTTTAGAACGCAAATAGGTAAGAAATGATAAATTTAGAGAAGACGATAAACGCTGCTGAAAACCATTCTCACCAACCACCTGAGGAGAGATACTGTTAACTATTTTGGATGGTTTTTGGATTTCGTTGCGTACCTGATGACCACAATTGCACTGTGTTTTATCAGCATGGTGAGCATGCTCCGAGGTTTCCAACCTTACTTGCGGAGCCTCAAGTAAATCAGAAACGGGCGTATGGCAACAAAGTGAAAATGTAACGCTGACCAATAGTATCCCTATCAGTGCAGCCACTCCATATTTTTTGCCTATACCCATAAACTCCATTGGTTGGTGATCATCTATGTTACTTAATGCATAATCCAATAACAACGTTTCTTATTCATACGGCTGGATATTTTGCCTGTTTAACCGACGGGAATTACCAATAACTGTCAGCGAACTAAATGCCATAGCCGCCTCAGCTAATAGCGGATGAAGCATACCCGCCATAGCAAGAGGGATCATCACCACATTATAGAAAAAGGCCCAAAATAGATTCTGTTTAATTTTTGCAAAGGTAGCGCGGCTTAACTTCACCGCTTTTACTACAGCACTTAAATCCCCTTTGACCAAAACAATATCGCCGGATTCAATAGCCACATCCGTACCTGTGCCGATGGCAATCCCCACCTGCGCCTTGGTTAATGCCGGCGCATCGTTAATGCCATCACCCACCATAGCTACAACCTTGTTCTGCTGTTGAAGTTGCTTCACTTCATCAGACTTTTGATCAGGTAACACTCCGGCAATAACTTGCTCGATACCAACTTCGGCAGCAACTGCTTTAGCCGTGCGTTCGTTATCGCCAGTCATAATAATGGGAGTCAGGCCAAATTTTTTGAGGGCATCAATGGCTCGTTTACTGTCTTCTTTGATCGGATCAGCGACGGCAATTATACCTTTAATCGTCCCGTCAATGGCAACCAGCATAGCTGTTTTGGCTTGTTCCTCAAGACCACTTAACTGGTTTTCAATAGAGGTGTTAAGCCCAATTTCTGATTCACGCATTAAGCTTCGGGTGCCAACCAACACCTTTTCCCCTTTAACCTCGGCCTTAATGCCTTTGCCAGTAATTGCCTCAAAATTATCAGCACTGCTTAATTTCCCATAAGTGTCCTCGCCATATTCCACAATAGCTCTACCCAGCGGATGCTCAGAACCACGTTC from Fodinibius salinus encodes:
- a CDS encoding S41 family peptidase, with the translated sequence MKKILFILSIFTFAIVTTNQAQPDNPFARFPAISPDGATIAYSYQGDIWTVPSNGGQAQRLTIHEAYEARPQWSNDGEQIAFTSDRHGNDDIFVMEANGSKIKRLTYHSTSDQLTGWTPNDNLIFTTERLFNQIEWEPEIHTVSAQGSTPERFFDSFGMMAVMSPNGRYLVFVRGYNKEYRKRYRGPANKNLWVYDTQDNSYQQLTDFKGNDMYPRFADNNTLYFLSERSGAHNIYKASLTNNGTLGRSPQQLTNIKNDGIRYFDVSSNGNRIVFERKSGLYTMNTQSGSTKQLSINVTADDRYYTVERKSFSGNAAEFAVSPSGDWLAFVLQGEIFVKHNDPSKKRSVQVTKHSYRDRDVAFLNDSTLIFASDRNGQYDLYAVQPLQKNNHNLFESLQFKTKRLTSTDAAERNPVVSPDGEKIAFNRGRGQLVVSEINGRDALGKKTLLRDTGWAQAADVAWSPDSKWLAYSMPDLNFNHEIYIQPANNSKKAVNISKHPRPDSNPVWSPDGSKLAFLSNRNNGNDDVWFAWLNRRDWQRTQLEWDKSEKPEVVSPEDTVGTKVDIDFDGLYKRLQQVTAMPGDESDIAVSKDGQTFYFVGNDADQDLYKAKWDGTDITALTEGGKSPYNIRLNANLNALYLMQRGGQIGRFNLKNDQLEPLPFSAKMEINHEEQRKQIFKETWRKLNVNFYDPNFHGQNWKQLRKKYKPWALQASSDRDFKDVMNMMLGELNSSHMGFYGSNRTKTQNVQTGLLGTEVKPVSNGVEITSVVPNSPADREMSTLNVGDIITAVDGTAVDETDNFYSLLTEQVHTPTLLQVENTKGESREVVIEPTDDLSDQLYNQWVEKRKSLTDKYSDGQLGYIHVEGMNWPSFERFERELVATGEDKKGIVIDVRYNGGGWTTDYLLTVLQYKQHAYTIPRGATSNLEKNKTKFRSHYPFGERLPLSSWTNNSITLANQNSYSNAEIFSHAYKQLGLGTLVGKPTFGAVISTGGAGLMGGSYVRLPFRGWYVKATDKNMEHGPAVPDIEVGNAPDYRDKGDAQLKRAVDELLKQIENND
- a CDS encoding zinc-dependent alcohol dehydrogenase family protein, which gives rise to MKALVYHGPGNRAYEEKPKPQVQDTTDAVVKITKTTICGTDLHIMKGDVPTVTDGRTLGHEGVGIIEEVGEGVSNFKKGDPVLISCITACGKCDNCKKQMYSHCENGGWILGNTIDGTQAEYVRIPYADTSLYHIPEGADKEALVMLSDILPTGFEVGVLNGKVKPGDVVAIVGAGPIGLAALLTAQFYSPAEIIMVDLDDNRLEASKEFGATKTVNSSDGNAIDKIMELTNNKGVDVSIEAVGIPTTFDICQNIIKAGGHIANVGVHGQSVDLKLEELWVHNITMTTGLVDTYTIPMLMKTLDSGQLEPEQLITHHFELDNIMEAYDTFGNAAEEKALKIILENK
- a CDS encoding permease, with translation MEQYLQLYGESAKTALGFFWKSGWAFVLGYFVSGMIQAFVPKKELTKYMGKGDFKSISLSTFFGAASSSCSFAALAAARSLVKKGAHFIAAVAFMFASTNLVIELGILIMIFLGWQFLAAEIIGGLVLIAISSLLIKWTYPESWLQAAREKVESEGDGLTEDFDWKERITSREGWQLAGHKFVNDWKMAWEDILIGFTIAGFVAVLVPESFWSTLFLADAQHLPNWLVTLENAAIAPFVAASTFIGSMGNIPLATVLNENGVLFAGIMGFIYSDLMVPPLVHINAKYYGWRVALYIAAVMFVSIVLTALILNGLFSFLDIVPESRRVVSEITQFKIDYTFWMNLGFVWLAGGLVWLHKKYIQEHEMKMMDMEGGGKIKKAAVYLFIAILVGGCVTFLMPAI
- a CDS encoding SHOCT domain-containing protein, producing MHMFNGMGGGWMILWWVIIIAAIVLIVRYLTPSRTTDPHKSALDILKERYAKGEISKEEFREKKKELQD
- a CDS encoding copper resistance protein B, whose translation is MTKRASTFVLTAFAFIVITSSSAFAQKAPEFSNDLMMDDQSYGYLIAEKLEYRSVPGINPIMWEVQGYVGKDLNKFWFKSHGEALTTEREAEMEFQGLYSRAIGPYFNIQGGIRYDLAYEGGGNKSRGFAVIGLQGMAPYFFHVDGGMFISGNGDISASVEAEYDLLFTQRLIGQPIFETSVALQDVPEWGVGSGFKNVGLGFRLRYEFAREFAPYIGINWERKLGETADMARAGSGHVNKLSLLGGVRMWF
- a CDS encoding copper resistance system multicopper oxidase, whose translation is MKNDNNITRRKFLRYTASLAAMAGASAILPTYAFAGFGNRELLTPEGPDNIIDLTIGKMPHKIDGKQGEAIGINGTVPGPAIRLQEGEDVMLRVTNELEDTTSIHWHGILLPFQMDGVPGVSFDGIAPGETFEYRYPVRQNGTYWYHSHSGLQEQLGHYGPLIIDPADEDPVEYDREYPIVLSDWTFEDPHDVLANNIKMEGYYNYQKRTLGEFFKDTKENGLGDTIKDYLSFGKMRMSATDLLDVTGATYTYLMNGRGPDSNWNALFKKGEKVRLRFINASAGTTAFDIRIPGLEMTVVQADGQNVEPVPIDEFRIGIAETYDVIVEPKEEKPYTIFAESLDRSGYARGTLAPRKGMSAPVPELRSRPKRDMKDMGMNMAAMDMDGMNMKDDDMKNMGHEDMDHKNMDMSKDSKFPAKHGPDEHGPGAAAIAQNQFDRLDEPGIGLGNDGRKVLVYNDLKSLRPNKDKRDAQRDVELHLTGNMERYMWSFDGKQFHQVDGPIEFKHNERLRLTLINDTMMEHPIHLHGMWMELENGNGQYNPRQHTLLVQPAQRISALITPRDKGRWAFHCHILYHMERGMFRVVQVADEDGSIYGQDYS